One Luteolibacter flavescens genomic region harbors:
- a CDS encoding complex I 24 kDa subunit family protein, producing the protein MSASILAENVASPETPGSKFYPPFVPTAALEAEADQRLAQFPEDQKRSAVLPLLHFIQHHHGFISAEAIEWVAERLAIQPVKVLEVVTFYPGFRQSAPGKVHFRVCRTLSCAMGGSHELMEKLCELTGIDRSHADAHHHPVTVSPCGKWSVEFAECLASCGTAPVCLVNDDFHEAVTAEKAQGLLDQYADGHSSH; encoded by the coding sequence ATGTCCGCCTCGATCCTCGCAGAAAACGTCGCCTCGCCGGAGACGCCCGGCTCGAAGTTCTACCCGCCTTTCGTGCCGACGGCGGCGCTTGAAGCCGAGGCGGACCAGCGCCTCGCCCAGTTTCCCGAGGATCAGAAGCGCTCGGCAGTCCTGCCGCTGCTCCACTTCATCCAGCACCATCACGGCTTCATTTCCGCGGAGGCGATCGAATGGGTCGCCGAGCGTCTGGCGATCCAGCCTGTGAAGGTGCTGGAAGTCGTGACCTTCTACCCCGGCTTCCGCCAGTCGGCTCCGGGCAAGGTCCACTTCCGCGTCTGCCGCACGCTTTCCTGCGCGATGGGCGGCTCGCACGAGTTGATGGAGAAACTCTGCGAACTGACTGGCATCGACCGCTCGCACGCCGATGCCCACCATCATCCCGTGACCGTATCGCCCTGCGGCAAGTGGTCGGTGGAGTTCGCCGAGTGCCTCGCTTCCTGCGGCACTGCTCCGGTCTGCCTGGTGAATGACGATTTCCACGAGGCCGTCACCGCGGAGAAGGCCCAGGGCTTGCTCGACCAATACGCCGACGGCCACTCTTCTCACTGA
- a CDS encoding thioredoxin-like domain-containing protein, which yields MKKTILLSILMAGVSFAGFEKWTNKDGKTAELDLVKVTETGGEKAGEFKMRNGKSVTLKLSDLADADQKRLEEWKPAAAPAGEAKPSVFDKDLDGNLVKLEGKSLKKYELTAKPTKYYLFYYTASWCGPCQKFTPSLVEFYEKNKPGNDTFEIVLVTSDADEDAMEGYAVEKKMSWPHLKLSKTEKFKKSVAHPGGGIPNLVLTDLEGKILKSSYEGKEYKGPHVVMNHLETLLKE from the coding sequence ATGAAAAAGACGATCCTCCTCAGCATCCTGATGGCCGGTGTTTCCTTCGCCGGATTCGAAAAGTGGACCAACAAGGACGGCAAGACCGCCGAACTTGACTTGGTGAAAGTCACCGAGACCGGTGGCGAGAAAGCCGGTGAATTCAAGATGCGCAACGGCAAGTCCGTGACGCTGAAGCTCTCCGACCTCGCCGACGCAGACCAGAAGCGTCTGGAGGAATGGAAGCCCGCCGCTGCACCCGCGGGAGAGGCCAAGCCGAGCGTCTTTGACAAGGACCTCGACGGCAACCTGGTGAAGCTGGAGGGCAAGTCCCTGAAGAAGTATGAACTCACGGCGAAGCCGACGAAGTATTATCTCTTCTACTACACTGCCTCTTGGTGCGGCCCGTGCCAGAAGTTCACTCCATCGCTCGTCGAGTTCTACGAAAAGAACAAGCCGGGCAACGACACCTTTGAAATCGTGCTGGTCACCAGCGACGCCGATGAGGACGCCATGGAAGGCTATGCCGTCGAGAAGAAGATGAGCTGGCCTCACCTGAAGCTCTCGAAGACCGAGAAATTCAAGAAGTCGGTCGCTCATCCCGGCGGCGGCATTCCGAACCTGGTGCTGACCGACTTGGAAGGAAAGATCCTCAAGTCCAGCTACGAGGGCAAAGAATACAAGGGCCCCCACGTGGTCATGAACCACCTCGAAACGCTCCTGAAGGAGTGA
- the nuoD gene encoding NADH dehydrogenase (quinone) subunit D, with the protein MSRSTTEYQAPDVATKAAEYHEETTDLMGEKMVLNMGPSHPATHGVLRLILELDGEIITKADPDVGFLHRGDEKIAENMHYNQFVPYTDRLDYLAPLANNVAYACAVEKLMGWELPPRGQALRVLCCELARISSHLLGVGVCAMDVGAMTVFLYTFTEREKIYNLCEQLTGARFTTSYTRVGGQLRDMPPGFEQSVRKFLTECEATIEEVSKLLDKNKIYRDRMCDIGIISKESAIAWGLTGPNLRASGVPRDLRKDRPYLGYEKYDFDVIVADEGDCYARYQVRMEELRQSVKICRQVLDTMPEGPVNLADSKSILPNKEKVLMSMEELIHHFIVATQGIDAPPGEVYFGAENPKGELGFYIHSTGGGVPHRLKIRSPSFCNLSPLSVLLPGHMISDVPAVLGSLDFVMGECDR; encoded by the coding sequence ATGAGCCGCTCCACGACCGAATACCAAGCCCCCGACGTGGCCACGAAGGCCGCCGAGTACCACGAGGAAACGACGGACTTGATGGGCGAAAAGATGGTCCTGAACATGGGACCATCCCACCCCGCGACGCACGGCGTGCTGCGCCTGATCCTGGAATTGGACGGGGAAATCATCACCAAGGCCGACCCGGACGTGGGCTTCCTGCACCGCGGCGACGAGAAGATCGCGGAAAACATGCACTACAACCAGTTCGTGCCCTACACGGACCGGCTGGACTACCTCGCACCGCTGGCGAACAACGTCGCCTACGCCTGCGCCGTGGAGAAGCTGATGGGCTGGGAGCTGCCACCCCGTGGCCAGGCCCTGCGCGTGCTGTGCTGCGAGCTGGCCCGCATTTCCTCCCACCTGCTCGGCGTCGGCGTCTGCGCCATGGACGTGGGTGCGATGACCGTTTTCCTCTACACCTTCACGGAGCGGGAGAAGATCTACAATCTCTGCGAGCAGCTCACCGGGGCGCGTTTCACGACCTCCTACACTCGCGTCGGCGGCCAGCTCCGCGACATGCCTCCGGGCTTCGAGCAGTCCGTCCGCAAGTTCCTGACCGAGTGCGAGGCGACCATCGAGGAAGTCTCCAAGCTCCTGGACAAGAACAAGATCTACCGCGACCGCATGTGCGACATCGGGATCATCTCGAAGGAGTCCGCGATCGCCTGGGGCCTCACCGGCCCGAATCTCCGCGCCTCCGGCGTGCCCCGCGACCTGCGCAAGGACCGCCCCTACCTCGGCTACGAGAAGTATGACTTCGACGTGATCGTGGCGGACGAGGGCGACTGCTACGCCCGCTACCAGGTGCGGATGGAAGAGCTGCGCCAGTCGGTGAAGATCTGCCGCCAGGTGCTCGACACCATGCCAGAGGGCCCGGTGAACCTGGCCGACTCGAAAAGCATCCTGCCGAACAAGGAGAAGGTGCTGATGTCGATGGAGGAGCTGATCCACCACTTCATCGTGGCCACGCAGGGCATCGACGCGCCTCCAGGCGAGGTCTATTTCGGCGCGGAAAACCCGAAGGGCGAGCTGGGCTTCTACATCCACTCCACGGGTGGAGGCGTGCCGCATCGCCTGAAAATCCGCAGCCCCTCCTTCTGCAATCTTTCCCCGCTCTCCGTGCTGCTGCCCGGCCACATGATATCTGACGTCCCGGCCGTGCTCGGTTCGCTCGATTTCGTGATGGGCGAATGTGATCGCTGA
- a CDS encoding sugar phosphate isomerase/epimerase family protein yields the protein MQRRTFLRSAVVSSLALTPASQLLAALAPDNKYRKNIGIQLYTLRDALGKDTAGTLKAVAEAGYKQVEAYGFPNCQPLIDGAKSAGLVLNSTHFEWTSVTSPKDASMSDFQKTLEKAKEVGLSHLVIPYLHDGERKTLDDYKKVAANANKAAELAKAAGIQLGYHNHAFEFQPKEGGKTGYDVFIEQFSKDMKFEIDIFWVKVANLDPVELITKLSGRVSQLHLKDLKDGLKLPEFGNLPQDAFKELGNGIIPMEPILAAAEKAGVENCHVEQDQSPDAMASIKQSIAYLAKL from the coding sequence ATGCAACGTCGCACCTTCTTGCGTTCCGCCGTCGTCTCGTCGCTCGCCCTGACTCCCGCCAGCCAGTTGCTCGCCGCGCTGGCCCCGGATAACAAGTACCGCAAGAACATCGGCATCCAGCTTTACACCCTGCGCGATGCGCTCGGAAAAGACACTGCCGGAACCCTGAAGGCCGTCGCGGAAGCGGGCTACAAGCAGGTCGAAGCCTACGGCTTCCCGAATTGCCAGCCATTGATCGACGGGGCGAAGTCCGCCGGTCTGGTGCTGAATTCCACCCACTTCGAGTGGACCAGCGTGACGAGCCCGAAGGATGCCTCGATGAGCGACTTCCAGAAAACCCTCGAAAAGGCCAAGGAAGTCGGGCTCAGCCACCTCGTCATCCCTTACCTGCATGACGGCGAGCGCAAGACGCTGGATGACTACAAGAAGGTCGCCGCGAACGCGAACAAGGCCGCGGAACTTGCCAAAGCCGCTGGCATCCAACTCGGTTACCACAACCACGCTTTTGAATTCCAGCCGAAGGAAGGCGGCAAGACGGGCTACGACGTCTTCATCGAGCAGTTCAGCAAGGACATGAAGTTCGAGATCGATATCTTCTGGGTGAAGGTCGCGAACCTCGATCCCGTGGAGCTGATCACTAAGCTTTCCGGTCGTGTTTCCCAGCTTCACCTGAAGGATCTCAAGGACGGGCTCAAGCTGCCGGAATTCGGTAACCTGCCTCAGGACGCCTTCAAGGAACTCGGCAACGGCATCATCCCGATGGAGCCGATCCTCGCCGCTGCGGAAAAGGCCGGTGTCGAAAATTGCCACGTCGAGCAGGACCAGTCTCCGGACGCCATGGCCAGCATCAAGCAGAGCATCGCCTATCTGGCGAAGCTCTGA
- a CDS encoding alpha/beta hydrolase, which yields MWRAFLILVTISLTGCLTRRAADVMTVPRRVLEAGHWEKETATKPVRFDVVAADGVVISALELPADPAVPKLGTAYLFHGFGNTKEQMLPVAKRLTAAGFRCVAWDSRGHGKSGGERASYGMREVDDALRVIKASRKRDQRPQGKDVFWGYSMGAAVALQTLPRDSRAEAAVLLAPFADLSQIMRHHARQIYSGAMVPFLPWVRSDVRSAAGFDPKRIKPIESVHRTDARLLFIHGGRDGVIPPDQSAQLLSACAEGQGRRLLLPDLGHGDVMWSLPEPAYRTAVDFLMTKD from the coding sequence ATGTGGAGGGCCTTCCTTATCCTCGTCACCATTTCCCTGACCGGCTGCCTGACCCGGCGTGCCGCGGACGTAATGACCGTGCCGCGGCGCGTGCTAGAGGCCGGTCATTGGGAAAAGGAGACCGCGACGAAGCCGGTGCGCTTTGACGTGGTCGCGGCGGATGGAGTGGTCATCTCTGCTTTGGAGCTACCGGCCGATCCTGCCGTGCCGAAGCTCGGCACGGCCTATCTTTTTCACGGCTTCGGGAATACGAAGGAGCAGATGCTCCCCGTCGCCAAGCGCCTGACCGCCGCAGGATTCCGCTGCGTCGCGTGGGATTCCCGTGGCCACGGCAAGAGCGGTGGTGAGCGCGCTAGCTACGGAATGCGTGAGGTGGACGACGCGCTGCGGGTGATCAAGGCGTCCCGAAAGCGGGATCAGCGGCCTCAGGGCAAGGACGTTTTCTGGGGCTACTCGATGGGGGCGGCGGTCGCGCTCCAGACCCTGCCGCGGGACTCGCGAGCCGAGGCCGCGGTGCTCCTGGCGCCTTTTGCCGATCTATCCCAGATCATGCGTCATCATGCCCGTCAGATCTACAGCGGTGCGATGGTTCCTTTTCTGCCCTGGGTGCGCTCGGATGTTCGCAGCGCCGCGGGCTTCGATCCCAAGCGGATCAAGCCAATCGAAAGCGTCCACCGCACCGATGCCCGGCTGCTTTTCATCCACGGTGGACGCGACGGCGTGATCCCGCCCGACCAGTCGGCGCAGCTCCTTTCCGCCTGCGCCGAGGGGCAGGGGAGACGGCTGCTGCTGCCGGATCTCGGTCACGGCGATGTGATGTGGAGTCTCCCGGAGCCCGCCTACCGGACTGCCGTCGATTTCCTGATGACGAAGGACTGA
- a CDS encoding Lrp/AsnC family transcriptional regulator: protein MSIDPLLQLLRQQARYSHQELAEVLSLSEEEVRSRLAEWEKNGTILGYQAVINPEAAGDVDVSAFIEVKVTPERGGGFDRLAMRIARFDQVVSCYLASGGYDLMVVVEGSDLREVARFVSEKLSTMDGVISTATHFRLKTYKENGFIFGESEGPQRLAVSP from the coding sequence ATGTCGATCGACCCGCTTCTCCAGCTCCTCCGCCAACAAGCCCGCTACAGCCATCAGGAACTCGCCGAGGTCCTCTCGCTGTCGGAGGAGGAAGTCCGCTCGCGCCTCGCCGAGTGGGAAAAGAACGGCACCATCCTGGGCTATCAGGCGGTCATCAATCCCGAGGCCGCAGGCGATGTCGATGTGTCCGCCTTCATCGAGGTGAAGGTCACTCCGGAACGCGGCGGTGGCTTCGACCGCCTCGCCATGCGCATCGCCCGCTTCGATCAGGTGGTGAGCTGCTACCTCGCCAGCGGCGGATACGACCTGATGGTGGTGGTGGAAGGCAGCGACCTCCGCGAAGTGGCCCGCTTCGTTTCCGAAAAGCTCAGCACCATGGACGGCGTGATTTCCACGGCCACCCATTTCCGCCTGAAGACCTACAAGGAAAACGGCTTCATCTTCGGCGAGTCCGAGGGTCCACAGCGCCTTGCGGTGTCGCCTTGA
- a CDS encoding LysM peptidoglycan-binding domain-containing protein, with translation MRTASFLAALLCTAPLANAKSELELLQNRCAEMERQIRALETENSQLKSQASVSTKTVVETAKPVTVSTTKPKTSTTAPAKTATAAATSPSSSSFATVRPGDTLEKVAKRNGTTSATLVKLNKLKNPSLIQPGQKLLLPDKAPAAVAKKTAPAAPSTSTPAPTPAPRGGTHIVKAGETFYSIARHYGMSSDALQAGNPHIKADKMRAGQTLNLGGSKPAQKTTATAKAKTSPSPAPATASTKAPAVTNTASREPAPAPQPTTETVGNNPKLRLIVINEPIGFGDFAAAHGTTTAKLNALNGHSLNPSTVLAKESEFYVPAQP, from the coding sequence ATGAGAACCGCCTCGTTCCTCGCCGCACTGCTCTGCACCGCCCCTCTGGCGAACGCCAAATCCGAGCTGGAGCTTCTCCAGAACCGGTGCGCGGAGATGGAACGGCAGATCCGGGCATTGGAAACCGAGAACAGCCAGCTCAAGTCGCAGGCCTCCGTTTCCACGAAGACCGTGGTCGAAACTGCAAAGCCGGTCACCGTCTCCACGACCAAGCCAAAGACTTCCACCACTGCCCCGGCGAAAACCGCCACGGCAGCAGCGACCAGCCCGTCCTCTTCCTCCTTCGCTACGGTCCGCCCTGGCGACACCTTGGAAAAAGTGGCCAAGCGGAACGGCACCACGTCAGCGACCTTGGTGAAGCTGAACAAGCTGAAGAATCCTTCTCTGATCCAGCCCGGCCAGAAGCTTCTCCTTCCTGACAAGGCCCCGGCGGCTGTCGCAAAGAAGACCGCACCGGCTGCGCCTTCCACCTCCACGCCCGCACCTACCCCCGCTCCGCGCGGAGGCACGCACATCGTGAAGGCGGGCGAGACATTCTACAGCATCGCCCGCCACTACGGCATGAGCTCCGATGCCCTGCAGGCGGGAAATCCGCACATCAAGGCGGACAAAATGCGTGCCGGCCAAACGCTGAATCTCGGCGGCAGCAAGCCCGCGCAAAAGACGACGGCCACCGCGAAAGCGAAGACCTCCCCTTCCCCGGCTCCCGCCACGGCCTCCACCAAGGCTCCTGCGGTGACGAATACGGCCAGCCGCGAACCCGCTCCTGCGCCACAGCCGACCACCGAAACGGTCGGCAACAACCCCAAGCTTCGGCTCATTGTCATCAATGAGCCCATCGGTTTCGGTGATTTTGCCGCAGCACACGGCACGACCACCGCGAAACTAAATGCCCTGAACGGCCACAGCCTGAATCCCAGTACAGTCCTTGCAAAGGAGTCGGAGTTCTACGTTCCCGCCCAGCCTTGA
- a CDS encoding efflux RND transporter periplasmic adaptor subunit, translating to MLLRLLIPLLILATGGFAGWRLGKPTDAPKPDPAPPQVMKTEIMELQRTDFQVNIESQGTIRAHYTTTVTSQVAGTIVKLHDRFEDGAFFKKDEILAELDPADFQVAVSAADSGVARAEAVLVQEEARAKQARLNWQDLGYDEEPSELVLRIPQLKEAKASVDAAMAELEQARRDLERTKIRAPFDGRVQQRAVGLGQSVGGSTPLGEIFATDFAEIRLPLAPRQLEFVNLPSHPGDPEVPVTLTDAIAQNNNVQWEARIVRTEGALDESSRELFAIARIDDPFGIVSGKPPLRIGQPVRASVRGKILDDVFVIPRYTMRGVNRIYLVDRQEPAILRTNIEPVWSTADLLVIKEGLEPGQWLATTRLPYAPNGAPVEVIERPIAAETPVKADAPKASGS from the coding sequence ATGCTCCTGCGCCTGCTCATTCCCCTTCTCATCCTGGCCACCGGCGGCTTTGCCGGTTGGCGTCTTGGCAAGCCCACGGACGCCCCGAAGCCCGATCCCGCGCCGCCGCAGGTGATGAAGACGGAGATCATGGAGCTCCAGCGCACGGACTTTCAGGTGAATATCGAAAGCCAGGGCACCATCCGCGCCCACTACACGACCACCGTCACCTCGCAGGTCGCCGGGACGATCGTGAAGCTGCATGACCGTTTCGAGGACGGGGCTTTTTTCAAAAAGGACGAGATCCTCGCCGAGCTTGATCCCGCTGATTTCCAGGTCGCCGTCTCAGCCGCCGACTCCGGCGTCGCCCGCGCCGAGGCCGTTCTGGTGCAGGAAGAGGCACGGGCAAAGCAGGCCCGCCTGAATTGGCAGGACCTCGGCTACGACGAGGAACCCTCCGAACTGGTCCTGCGTATCCCGCAGCTCAAGGAGGCGAAAGCCTCGGTGGATGCGGCCATGGCTGAACTGGAGCAGGCCCGCCGCGATCTGGAGCGCACGAAGATCCGCGCGCCCTTCGATGGACGCGTGCAGCAGCGCGCCGTGGGACTCGGCCAATCGGTCGGCGGCTCCACTCCGCTCGGTGAGATCTTTGCAACTGACTTCGCGGAAATCCGCCTGCCGCTCGCTCCACGCCAGCTTGAATTCGTCAATCTCCCCTCACACCCCGGCGATCCCGAGGTGCCGGTGACTCTGACGGACGCCATTGCCCAAAATAACAATGTGCAGTGGGAAGCGCGCATCGTCCGCACCGAGGGAGCGCTGGATGAGTCGTCCCGAGAACTCTTTGCAATCGCCCGTATTGACGATCCTTTCGGCATCGTTTCCGGCAAGCCTCCGCTCCGGATCGGCCAACCGGTCCGAGCCTCCGTCCGCGGCAAGATCCTTGATGACGTCTTTGTCATCCCCCGCTACACCATGCGCGGCGTGAACCGCATCTACCTCGTTGATCGCCAAGAGCCCGCTATTCTGCGGACAAACATCGAGCCCGTGTGGTCCACTGCCGACCTTCTTGTGATCAAGGAAGGCCTGGAGCCCGGCCAATGGCTCGCCACGACCCGCCTGCCCTACGCACCGAATGGCGCGCCCGTGGAAGTGATCGAGCGGCCCATCGCCGCGGAGACCCCGGTGAAGGCGGATGCGCCAAAGGCAAGCGGCTCATGA
- a CDS encoding efflux transporter outer membrane subunit, which translates to MTAAAFVSCKGLHFDTPREKVEVSAPATWHAASSGTDGKISSGWLREFSDAGLTRAVNEALAHNQDLMAASARMRQAKESSISGRSRTRPRIAAGGTAGFDVNENGRSPASESERYGLSLSASWEADLWGRLRDLNAADDASYDAARADFRGARLSLAASSAKAWCNLIASEQLLELAHSTLDSNERVLRAVERLFKGGAGQGALDVQLGRTNVASSQRAVKAAQLDRDNAARAYEVLTGKYPSGKTWASRDLPEMKRGVPAGLPADLIERRPDLAAARARLFASAKRADATRKAMLPSLALSGSTGTPVSNYSNLLNPAYLASSVAANFAQSVYEGGALAADTRGALAANEAAVHDYSQAALEAFREVESALGGDSSLAEQETYLVSEVEQAALAQKQAARDYSDGVNDDILRVLESQSRATNSRAGLIRLRNERLQNRIDLHLALGGDFETNAR; encoded by the coding sequence ATGACTGCAGCGGCTTTTGTTTCCTGCAAGGGACTGCACTTCGACACTCCGAGGGAGAAGGTGGAGGTCTCTGCCCCTGCCACCTGGCATGCAGCTTCCAGCGGCACCGATGGCAAGATCAGCAGCGGGTGGTTGCGCGAGTTTTCCGATGCCGGCCTGACCCGTGCCGTGAATGAGGCACTGGCTCACAATCAGGACCTCATGGCTGCTTCCGCGCGGATGAGGCAGGCGAAGGAGTCCAGCATCTCGGGAAGATCCCGCACCCGCCCGAGGATCGCGGCAGGTGGCACTGCGGGCTTCGACGTGAATGAAAACGGCCGGTCGCCCGCGTCGGAAAGCGAGCGATACGGGCTCTCACTCTCGGCTTCGTGGGAGGCGGATCTGTGGGGTCGGCTGCGTGATTTGAATGCCGCGGATGACGCAAGCTATGACGCGGCACGCGCCGATTTCCGCGGCGCACGGCTTTCCCTCGCAGCCAGCTCGGCAAAGGCATGGTGCAATCTGATCGCCTCCGAGCAGCTTCTGGAACTCGCCCACAGCACCCTCGACTCGAACGAGCGGGTGCTGCGGGCAGTCGAACGCCTTTTCAAAGGGGGCGCAGGCCAAGGCGCGCTCGACGTGCAGCTCGGCCGCACCAACGTCGCATCCTCCCAGCGGGCAGTGAAAGCAGCCCAGCTCGACCGCGACAATGCGGCCCGTGCCTACGAAGTCCTCACCGGCAAATATCCCTCGGGGAAAACCTGGGCCTCGCGGGACCTCCCGGAGATGAAACGCGGTGTTCCGGCGGGGCTGCCTGCGGATTTGATTGAGCGCCGCCCGGATCTGGCAGCGGCCCGGGCAAGGCTCTTCGCCAGCGCCAAGCGCGCGGACGCCACCCGGAAAGCGATGCTTCCCAGCCTGGCCCTCAGCGGCAGCACCGGCACACCGGTCTCGAATTACTCGAATCTCCTGAATCCGGCGTATCTCGCCAGTTCCGTGGCGGCAAATTTCGCCCAGTCGGTTTACGAAGGCGGAGCCTTGGCAGCCGACACCCGCGGTGCGCTCGCGGCGAACGAGGCGGCCGTGCATGACTATTCGCAGGCGGCCCTGGAGGCCTTCCGCGAGGTGGAGTCCGCGCTCGGCGGCGATTCCTCGCTGGCCGAGCAGGAAACCTACCTCGTCTCGGAGGTGGAGCAGGCGGCGCTCGCTCAGAAGCAAGCCGCACGAGACTATTCGGACGGCGTGAATGACGACATTCTCCGTGTGCTGGAATCCCAGAGCCGCGCGACGAACTCCCGCGCCGGCCTCATCCGGCTGCGAAACGAGCGTCTGCAAAACCGTATCGACCTCCACCTTGCCCTCGGTGGCGACTTCGAAACCAACGCCCGCTGA
- a CDS encoding ATP-dependent zinc protease family protein, translating to MTLERKALTSLLLALCLAMPVELFAAPETAKPAAPEKAAEAPAKGKEEAPPKPATNKPAPAPAKPAAGKETAPAAKPAAGKDAAPASKEAAPAKPAEEPAMPPVAEEDEAAAERKEADADVAAAVARPVTSDPVQVYGWREWVLVGQAQMKLAAKLDTGALTSSIHAEEKELFERDGKKWVRFIVTDPSEKSSQRIRIEAPLVRIAHIKEPGGQSEAREVVRLNFTLGERKLRADFTLNNRSNMLSPVLIGRTTIKELGWVDPSRAYLADQKIMR from the coding sequence GTGACCCTCGAAAGAAAAGCCCTTACGTCCCTTCTGCTGGCGCTCTGTCTGGCGATGCCCGTGGAGCTTTTTGCGGCTCCGGAAACCGCCAAACCGGCTGCGCCCGAAAAAGCAGCGGAGGCACCCGCCAAGGGCAAGGAAGAAGCACCGCCAAAGCCCGCGACCAACAAGCCGGCACCGGCCCCAGCCAAACCCGCTGCTGGCAAAGAGACCGCTCCTGCCGCCAAGCCCGCCGCAGGGAAAGATGCGGCTCCCGCATCGAAGGAAGCCGCTCCGGCAAAACCTGCCGAGGAGCCCGCGATGCCCCCGGTGGCCGAGGAGGACGAAGCTGCCGCCGAGCGAAAGGAGGCGGATGCAGATGTCGCCGCTGCCGTGGCGCGGCCCGTCACATCGGACCCGGTGCAGGTTTACGGTTGGCGCGAGTGGGTGCTTGTCGGCCAGGCGCAGATGAAGCTCGCGGCGAAGCTCGATACCGGAGCCCTCACCTCATCCATCCACGCGGAGGAGAAGGAACTTTTTGAAAGGGACGGGAAGAAGTGGGTCCGCTTCATCGTGACGGATCCCAGCGAGAAGAGTTCCCAGCGCATCCGCATCGAGGCCCCGCTGGTCCGCATCGCCCACATCAAGGAGCCGGGCGGACAGTCCGAGGCCCGCGAGGTGGTTCGGCTCAATTTCACCCTCGGCGAGCGGAAGCTGCGCGCTGACTTCACCCTCAACAACCGCAGCAACATGCTCAGCCCCGTCCTCATCGGTCGCACCACGATCAAGGAGCTTGGCTGGGTCGATCCGTCCCGCGCCTATCTCGCGGACCAGAAGATCATGCGCTGA